From the genome of Bradyrhizobium sp. ORS 278:
CTGCGGCTGATCTCGGCTCAGGCGGTTGCCTGCTGCTGGAACTGCTCGAAGGCGCCGATCGCGTCGGCGGCGTACATCAGCGACGGGCCGCCGCCCATGTAGATCGCCATGCCGAGCGTCTCCTCGACCTCCTGGCGGCTCGCACCGAGGCGGACCAGCGCCTCGGCATGAAAGCCGATGCAGCCATCGCAACGGACGGCGACGCCGATCGCCAGCGCGATCAGCTCCTTGGTCTTCTTGTCGAGCGCGCCGTCTGCGCCGGCAGCCCGCGCCAGCGCGGAGAAACCCTGCATGACGTCGGGAATGTCCTTGCGCAAAGTCTTCAGATTGCCGGACAGATCCTTGCAGATATCGCTGTACAGCTTGGTCATCATTGTCTCCTACGACGTCTTCGTGGTAGATTTGGCGGGCTCGCGCAGCGCGATGTAGATCGCGGGGATGACGAGCACGGTGAGCAGGGTGGACGAGGCGAGGCCGAACAGCAGCGAGATCGCCAGGCCCTGGAAGATCGGGTCGAGCAGGATCGTCGCTGCGCCGATCATGGCGGCGAGCGCCGTCAGCAGGATCGGCTTGAAGCGCACCGCGCCGGCCTCCAGCACGACGTCGCGCAAGGTCTTGCCCTCACCGCCGCTGTGCCGGATGAAGTCGACCAGCAGGATCGAGTTGCGGACGATGATGCCGGCGAGCGCGATGAAGCCGATCATCGACGTCGCCGTGAACGGCGCGCCGAGCAGCCAGTGGCCGAGCAGGATGCCGATCAGGGTCAGCGGGATCGGCGTCAGGATCACCAGCGGCAGGCGGAAGCTCTTGAATTGCGCCACCACCAGCACGTAGATGCCGAGGATGGCCGCGCCGAACGCCGCGCCCATGTCGCGGAAGGTGACATAGGTGATCTCCCATTCGCCGTCCCACAGCAGGGTCGGACGCTGCTCGTCGGTTGGCTGGCCATGGAAGCCGATCACGGGCTTCGGCAGCTTGCCCCAGTCATGCGCGTCGATCCGGTCGGCGACCGCGAGCATGCCGTAGAGCGGCGCCTCGAAGCGACCGGCGAGCTCGGCCATCACCATGTCGGCGAAGCGGCCGTCGCGCCGGAAGATCATCGGCGATCCCTCTTCCATGGTGGCCTTCACGACCTGGCCGAGCTCGACCACGGTCTTGCTGCCGGGCAGGGTGTTGGCCGGTACCGGCGTCGATGCCAGGGCTTGGCTCCAGCTCTTGTCGCTCTTCGGCAACCGCACAGCGATCTCGATCGGATTGCGGTCCTCGCCGCGGTGCGAGTAGCCGACCGAGACGCCGCCGAACAGCGTCTGGATCGTGTCGTAGACGTCCTTCTGCTCGACGCCGAAGAACTCGAGACTGTCCTGGTCGATTGACAGCCGCAGCCGGGGTCGCCGCTGACCGATGGAGTCGTCGACGTCAACGATGAAGGGAACGTCGGCGAATACCTTCTTGAGCTCGGTCGTGACGGCGCGCCTGGTCGCCGCATCGGGTCCGTAGACCTCGGCAAGCAGGGTTGCCAGCACCGGAGGTCCGGGAGGCACCTCGACCACCTTGATGCTGGTGCCCGAGGGCACCGCGACCGCCTTCAGCCGTTGGCGCAGATCGAGCGCGATGTCATGGCTCGAGCGCTTGCGGTCGCCGCGGGCCGCGAGATTGACCTGCAACTCGCCCAGTTCGGGCCGTTCGCGCAGATAATAATGGCGGACGAGGCCGTTGAAGTTGAACGGCGCAGCGGTGCCTGCATAGCTCTGCACCGTCGTGATCTCCGGCAGCTGATGGGTGATGTCGGCGGCCGCGAACAGCGTCCGCTCGGTATCCTCGAGGCTCGCGCCCTCGGGCAGATCGACCATCACGGCGATTTCCGACTTGTTGTCGAACGGCAGCAGCTTGACCGTGACGGACTTGGTCGCGAACAGCGTCATCGACAGCAGGGTGGCGATGCCGACGCCGAGCAGGAAAATCCAGGCCGAGCGTTTGCTGGCGACGATCGGACGCGCAACGCCGCGATAGATCCGTCCGAGACGGCCTTCGCCGTGCGCGTCATGCCCGCCTGCCGAGGCGGTTGTCGTCTTCGGCGCCAAGCGCAGCATCAACCATGGCGCCACCACCATGGCGACGAAGAACGAGAACAGCATCGCCGCCGAGGCGTTGGCCGGGATCGGCGCCATGTACGGCCCCATCAGCCCGGACACGAACAGCATGGGGAGCAGGGCGGCGACCACGGTGAGGGTCGCGACGACAGTGGGATTGCCGACCTCGGCCACCGCCTCGATCGTCGCCTGCAGCCGCGGCCGGCCGTCATGCATGCCCCAGTGTCGGGCGATGTTCTCGACCACCACGATGGCGTCGTCGACCAGGATGCCGATGGAGAAGATGAGGGCAAACAGGCTGACCCGGTTGATCGTGTAGCCCATCAGGTTGGCCGCGAACATCGTCAGCAGGATCGTGGTCGGAATCACCACGAAGGTGACGACGGCCTCGCGCCAGCCGATCGCGATCGCGATCAGTACGACGATGGAGATCGTGGCCAGGCCAAGATGGAACAGCAGCTCGTTGGCCTTCTCGTTGGCGGTCTCGCCATAGTCGCGCGTCACGGTGACCGAGACGTCGTGCGGGATGAGGCTGGCTTTGAGCCCTTCGAGACGATGCGCGATGTCATGCGACACGGTGACGGCATTGGCGCCGGCGCGCTTGGCGAGCGCGAGGCTCACCGCAGGGACACGATGCCAGTCGCCCTTATTGCTGCGGGCATCGTCCCACACGCGGTGCTCGGCGAGATTGAGGCCGACGACGACGGTTGCGACATCGCGGACATAGACTGGGCGGCCGTCACGTGTCGAGATCAGCAGCAGGCCGATATCGGGAATGCCGGCCAGCGTCTGCCCGGCAGCCACATTGCGGACGATGCCGCCGTCGCGGACGTCGCCGGCGAGGAACGAACGATTCGCATCCTTCACCTTGCCGACCAGCTGCTGCAGGGTCACTCCGAACAGGGCCAGCTTCTCCGTATCCGGCTCGACGCGGATCTGCTGGGCGCCGCCGCCGGAGATGTAAGTCAGGCCGATATTGTCGACCTTGGTCAGCTCGGCCCGCAGCTTATCGGCAAGCTCGTAGAGATCCTTGTCCGACCAGCGCTCGGCGGCTTCCGGCTTCGGCGACAATGTGAGCACGGTGACCGCAACGTCGTTGATGCCACGCCCGACGATCAGCGGCTCGGGGATGCCGACCGGGATGCGGTCGAGATTGGCGCGGAGCTTCTCGTGGACGCGCAGGATCGCATCCTCGAACTTGGTACCGACCAGGAACCGCGCGGTGACCATGACGCGGTCATCCTCGGTCTGGCTATAGACATGCTCGACGCCGTCGATGGCCTTGACGATCGTCTCGAGCGGCTTGGTCACGAGCTCGACGCCGTCAGGCGCGCGCAGGCCGTCGGCGTTGACCCGGATGTCGACCATGGGCACGCTGATCTGCGGCTCTTCCTCGCGCGGGATCACGACCACGGCGATGAGGCCGACCACGAGCGAGGCGAGCAGGAACAGCGGCGTCAGCGGCGAGGCGATGGTCGCCTGGGCCAGCTTGCCTGAGAGTCCAAGTTTCACGGCTGCACCAATTGGTCGCCGGCGCGCAGGCCGGACAGGATTTCAAGTCCGTCGGGGAGGTCGGCGCTCGGCAAAGCACGGCCGCGCTGCACCGGAACGCTGACCTTCTGCGCTCCTTGCTGTAGCTGGACATAGTCGATGCCGAACCGGGTGGTGACGTAGCGGGACGGAATCACGAAGGCGTCGCGCTGGCCGCCGGAGATCCAGACCCGCAGCCGGTCGCCGACGAAATACTGGCCGAGACCGGAGACGATGGCGTCGGCAACGACCCGGCCTTCCTCGATCTGCGGATAGACGAGATCGATCACGCCCCATTTGTCGGAGCTGTCGCCGAACTCGGTGCCGTCGACCCGGACCTTGTCGCCGGCCTTGAGAAACAGCGCATGCCGCTCCGGCACGCGCAGCCGCAGCTTGAAGTTCTGCTGCGCCACCGTGACCACGGGATCGCCGGGCAACACCACGGATCCGACTGCAATCAGCTTCTTCAGGATGCGCCCGTCATCCGGGGCCAGCACCTGGCCTTCGCTCATCTGCTGGTTGACCACCGCACGCTCCGCGGTCTTCGCGCGCAGCGAGTTGTCGGCAACGTTGAGCGCGGTGCGCGTCTCGTCGAGCTTGACCCGGGGCAGGGTGCCGCGCTCGACGAGGCCCTCGGTCCGTGTGAAATCGAGCTGCGCCTGGTTGGCCTGCGCCTGCAGCGCTTCGATCTGGGCGTCGAGCGATTTGAGCTGCAGCGCCAGCTTCTCGTCGCCGATCAGGGCGATGGGCTGGCCGCGCTTGACCGGATCGCCTTCACGGACCGAGAGCTGCACGATCGTGCCGCCAATTCTGCCGCGAGCAGGAACGACGCTGATGCTTTCGACGGTCGCGAACACCGC
Proteins encoded in this window:
- a CDS encoding carboxymuconolactone decarboxylase family protein; protein product: MTKLYSDICKDLSGNLKTLRKDIPDVMQGFSALARAAGADGALDKKTKELIALAIGVAVRCDGCIGFHAEALVRLGASRQEVEETLGMAIYMGGGPSLMYAADAIGAFEQFQQQATA
- a CDS encoding efflux RND transporter permease subunit, with the protein product MKLGLSGKLAQATIASPLTPLFLLASLVVGLIAVVVIPREEEPQISVPMVDIRVNADGLRAPDGVELVTKPLETIVKAIDGVEHVYSQTEDDRVMVTARFLVGTKFEDAILRVHEKLRANLDRIPVGIPEPLIVGRGINDVAVTVLTLSPKPEAAERWSDKDLYELADKLRAELTKVDNIGLTYISGGGAQQIRVEPDTEKLALFGVTLQQLVGKVKDANRSFLAGDVRDGGIVRNVAAGQTLAGIPDIGLLLISTRDGRPVYVRDVATVVVGLNLAEHRVWDDARSNKGDWHRVPAVSLALAKRAGANAVTVSHDIAHRLEGLKASLIPHDVSVTVTRDYGETANEKANELLFHLGLATISIVVLIAIAIGWREAVVTFVVIPTTILLTMFAANLMGYTINRVSLFALIFSIGILVDDAIVVVENIARHWGMHDGRPRLQATIEAVAEVGNPTVVATLTVVAALLPMLFVSGLMGPYMAPIPANASAAMLFSFFVAMVVAPWLMLRLAPKTTTASAGGHDAHGEGRLGRIYRGVARPIVASKRSAWIFLLGVGIATLLSMTLFATKSVTVKLLPFDNKSEIAVMVDLPEGASLEDTERTLFAAADITHQLPEITTVQSYAGTAAPFNFNGLVRHYYLRERPELGELQVNLAARGDRKRSSHDIALDLRQRLKAVAVPSGTSIKVVEVPPGPPVLATLLAEVYGPDAATRRAVTTELKKVFADVPFIVDVDDSIGQRRPRLRLSIDQDSLEFFGVEQKDVYDTIQTLFGGVSVGYSHRGEDRNPIEIAVRLPKSDKSWSQALASTPVPANTLPGSKTVVELGQVVKATMEEGSPMIFRRDGRFADMVMAELAGRFEAPLYGMLAVADRIDAHDWGKLPKPVIGFHGQPTDEQRPTLLWDGEWEITYVTFRDMGAAFGAAILGIYVLVVAQFKSFRLPLVILTPIPLTLIGILLGHWLLGAPFTATSMIGFIALAGIIVRNSILLVDFIRHSGGEGKTLRDVVLEAGAVRFKPILLTALAAMIGAATILLDPIFQGLAISLLFGLASSTLLTVLVIPAIYIALREPAKSTTKTS
- a CDS encoding efflux RND transporter periplasmic adaptor subunit, with protein sequence MRRLSLLTLIAAMACQLSSQTAPALAEALTVSPRQIADEKAVFATVESISVVPARGRIGGTIVQLSVREGDPVKRGQPIALIGDEKLALQLKSLDAQIEALQAQANQAQLDFTRTEGLVERGTLPRVKLDETRTALNVADNSLRAKTAERAVVNQQMSEGQVLAPDDGRILKKLIAVGSVVLPGDPVVTVAQQNFKLRLRVPERHALFLKAGDKVRVDGTEFGDSSDKWGVIDLVYPQIEEGRVVADAIVSGLGQYFVGDRLRVWISGGQRDAFVIPSRYVTTRFGIDYVQLQQGAQKVSVPVQRGRALPSADLPDGLEILSGLRAGDQLVQP